In Populus trichocarpa isolate Nisqually-1 chromosome 16, P.trichocarpa_v4.1, whole genome shotgun sequence, a genomic segment contains:
- the LOC7460369 gene encoding pyruvate decarboxylase 2 translates to MDTKIGSLDTCRPTSNDMINPTNGAVAAIQSSVSPTIINASESTLGRHLARRLVQIGVNDVFSVPGDFNLTLLDHLIAEPELNLVGCCNELNAGYAADGYARSRGVGACVVTFTVGGLSVLNAIAGAYSENLPVICIVGGPNSNDYGTNRILHHTIGLPDFSQELACFSTVTCFQAVVNNLEDAHELIDTAISTALKESKPVYISVSCNLSAIPHPTFSREPVPFSLTPKLSNKLGLEAAVEAAAEFLNKAVKPVLVGGPKLRSAHAGEAFVELADASGYALAIMPSAKGLVPEHHPHFIGTYWGAVSTAFCAEIVESADAYLFAGPIFNDYSSVGYSLLLKKEKAIIVQPDRVVIANGPAFGCILMKDFLSALAKRLKCNTTAYDNYHRIFVPEGQPLRGAPKEPLRVNVLFEHIQKMLSSETAVIAETGDSWFNCQKLKLPRGCGYEFQMQYGSIGWSVGATLGYAQAVPEKRVISFIGDGSFQVTAQDVSTMLRCGQKTIIFLINNGGYTIEVEIHDGPYNVIKNWNYTGLVDAIHNGEGKCWTAKVFCEEDLVEAIETATGSKKDSLCFIEVIAHKDDTSKELLEWGSRVSAANSRPPNPQ, encoded by the exons ATGGACACCAAGATAGGATCTCTTGACACCTGCCGACCAACCAGCAACGACATGATCAACCCGACAAACGGCGCCGTAGCGGCTATCCAAAGCTCGGTCTCACCCACCATAATCAACGCATCCGAGTCGACGCTGGGTCGCCACCTCGCTCGCCGACTCGTCCAAATCGGTGTCAATGACGTTTTCTCCGTCCCCGGTGACTTCAACCTCACCCTTCTCGACCACTTGATCGCTGAGCCCGAGCTCAACCTTGTTGGTTGCTGTAACGAGCTCAACGCCGGCTACGCTGCGGATGGATACGCCCGGTCGCGTGGCGTTGGCGCTTGTGTTGTCACGTTCACTGTTGGGGGACTCAGTGTGCTGAATGCTATTGCTGGTGCTTACAGTGAGAATTTGCCTGTCATATGCATTGTTGGTGGGCCCAACTCCAATGATTATGGAACTAACAGGATTCTGCACCACACCATTGGCTTGCCTGACTTTAGCCAGGAGCTTGCATGTTTCTCGACTGTTACTTGTTTTCAG GCTGTGGTGAATAACTTGGAGGATGCACATGAGCTGATAGACACTGCTATTTCAACTGCTCTGAAAGAAAGCAAGCCTGTTTATATCAGTGTTAGCTGTAACCTGTCAGCAATCCCTCATCCAACTTTTAGCCGTGAGCCGGTTCCTTTCTCGCTCACCCCCAA ATTGAGTAACAAATTGGGTTTAGAGGCTGCAGTGGAAGCGGCTGCCGAGTTTTTGAACAAGGCAGTGAAACCAGTTTTGGTGGGTGGGCCTAAACTAAGATCCGCACATGCAGGCGAGGCATTTGTGGAGTTAGCTGATGCTTCTGGTTATGCGCTTGCTATTATGCCTTCGGCTAAAGGGCTTGTGCCAGAGCATCACCCACATTTCATTGGGACTTATTGGGGTGCAGTGAGCACTGCATTCTGTGCTGAGATTGTGGAGTCTGCAGATGCTTACTTGTTTGCTGGACCAATTTTCAATGATTATAGTTCTGTTGGGTATTCTCTCCTTCTCAAGAAGGAGAAGGCGATTATTGTGCAGCCTGATCGTGTGGTGATTGCAAATGGACCTGCATTTGGGTGTATTCTGATGAAGGATTTTTTAAGTGCCCTTGCTAAGAGGCTCAAGTGCAATACTACTGCTTATGATAATTACCACAGGATTTTTGTTCCCGAGGGACAACCTTTGAGGGGTGCTCCCAAAGAACCTTTGAGGGTTAATGTTCTGTTCGAACATATACAGAAGATGCTGTCTAGTGAAACTGCTGTGATTGCTGAGACTGGAGACTCATGGTTTAACTGCCAGAAGCTGAAATTGCCTAGGGGATGCGG GTACGAGTTCCAAATGCAATATGGATCAATTGGTTGGTCAGTTGGTGCGACTCTTGGGTATGCTCAGGCTGTGCCAGAGAAGCGTGTGATTTCTTTCATTGGAGATGGTAGCTTTCAG GTGACTGCTCAAGACGTGTCAACAATGCTTCGATGTGGACAGAAGACCATCATCTTCCTCATAAACAATGGTGGATACACCATTGAAGTCGAGATCCATGATGGTCCTTACAATGTGATTAAGAACTGGAACTACACTGGCTTGGTTGATGCCATCCACAATGGTGAAGGCAAGTGCTGGACAGCCAAG GTATTCTGCGAGGAAGATCTGGTTGAAGCAATTGAGACTGCAACAGGATCAAAGAAGGATAGCTTGTGCTTCATTGAGGTTATTGCTCACAAGGATGATACTAGTAAAGAACTTTTGGAATGGGGTTCTAGGGTCTCTGCTGCCAATAGCCGTCCTCCAAACCCTCAGTAG
- the LOC7460370 gene encoding transcription factor bHLH140, with amino-acid sequence MAVDHQKMDMDIDNKGEEQQKGKPVMVILVGAPGSGKSTFCEHVMGSSLRPWTRICQDTINNGKAGTKPQCLKRAAAALKEGKSVFIDRCNLDKEQRSDFVKLDCGAQVDVHAVVLDLPAQLCISRSVKRTGHEGNLQGGKAAAVVNRMLQKKELPKLNEGFARIVFCHNENDVEATIKAYTALGPLDTLSNGCFGQKNPDAKIQLGIMKFLKKVEAPSSLGSCSDRVQDSACPQARNANNTCCKGTTKESLLLGAASKDVKESEDLAKDSVDADVSVGDITTLAFPSISTADFQFNNEKASDIIVEKVEEFVNKLENARFVLVDLSHGSKILSLVRAKAAKRNIDSKKFFTFVGDITRLYSQGGLRCNAIANAANWRLKPGGGGVNAAIFAAAGPSLETATKERAKSLLPGHAVVVPLPSDSPLYTREEVSHVIHVLGPNMNPQRPNSLNNDYTKGCSILREAYTSLFTGFLSIVRSRSKLPRRIIEKLESSPSDLKDPSHGPRNHLTNSDQKIKRDDDCVYERSKKCKGTHDETVADISAPSSTYGKVTGDKSKLEGPTSKSWGSWAQALYHIAMHPEKHKDKLLEVLDDVVVLNDLYPKACKHLLVLARHEGLDCLADVHQEHLQLLMTMHAVGLKWAEKFLHEDSSMVFRLGYHSVPSMRQLHLHVISQDFNSNHLKNKKHWNSFNTAFFRDSVDVIEEIKNHGKATIKDEDCRLSMELRCHRCRSAHPNIPRLKSHISICQAPFPHALLENGRLVLAPKHN; translated from the exons ATGGCTGTCGATCATCAAAAAATGGATATGGACATCGACAACAAAG GTGAAGAACAGCAGAAAGGAAAGCCTGTGATGGTGATTTTAGTGGGTGCACCAGGAAGTGGCAAATCAACTTTCTGTGAACACGTAATGGGTTCCTCTTTAAGACCTTGGACTCGCATTTGTCAG GACACTATTAATAATGGTAAAGCTGGAACTAAGCCACAGTGTCTAAAGAGAGCAGCGGCTGCGTTGAAAGAAGGCAAAAGTGTGTTTATTGACAGATGCAATTTGGATAAAGAACAACGCTCGGATTTTGTTAAGTTAGATTGTGGCGCACAAGTAGATGTTCATGCTGTTGTGCTTGATCTTCCTGCTCAGCTTTGTATTTCGCGATCTGTAAAAAGGACTGGACATGAGGGAAATTTGCAAGGTGGGAAAGCTGCTGCGGTTGTGAATAGAATGTTGCAAAAGAAAGAGTTGCCTAAGCTTAATGAAGGGTTTGCTCGAATTGTGTTTTGTCATAATGAGAATGATGTTGAGGCTACAATTAAGGCATATACTGCACTTGGTCCTTTGGATACCCTTTCAAATGGTTGTTTTGGCCAGAAGAATCCAGATGCAAAAATCCAACTTGGTATAATGAAGTTCTTGAAGAAAGTCGAGGCTCCTTCCAGTTTAGGATCATGTTCAGATAGAGTGCAGGATTCTGCCTGTCCTCAGGCTCGTAACGCAAACAATACCTGCTGCAAAGGAACAACTAAAGAGTCTTTATTACTAGGTGCTGCTAGTAAGGATGTAAAAGAGAGTGAAGACTTGGCCAAAGACTCTGTTGACGCTGATGTATCTGTGGGTGACATTACCACTCTAGCATTTCCATCTATTTCGACAGCTGATTTCCAGTTCAACAATGAGAAAGCATCAGATATCATTGTTGAGAAAGTTGAAGAATTTGTGAATAAGCTTGAAAATGCCAGGTTTGTTCTTGTGGACCTGAGTCATGGATCAAAGATTCTGTCTTTGGTTAGGGCTAAAGCTGCAAAAAGGAACATTGACTCTAAAAAGTTCTTCACGTTTGTGGGAGATATAACTCGACTTTATTCGCAAGGAGGTTTACGCTGCAATGCGATAGCTAATGCTGCCAACTG GCGATTGAAACCTGGAGGTGGAGGTGTAAATGCTGCAATTTTCGCTGCAGCAGGTCCTTCCCTAGAGACTGCAACTAAGGAACGAGCAAAATCTCTTCTCCCTGGACATGCTGTGGTTGTTCCTCTCCCTTCAGATTCTCCATTGTATACTAGGGAAGAGGTATCCCATGTCATCCATGTTCTTGGGCCAAATATGAACCCACAAAGACCTAATTCTCTGAATAATGACTACACTAAAGGTTGCAGCATTCTGCGTGAAGCTTACACATCACTTTTTACTGGATTTCTGTCTATTGTGAGATCCCGTTCAAAATTACCAAGGAGAATCATTGAAAAACTTGAATCGTCACCTTCAGATTTGAAAGATCCCTCTCATGGTCCCAGGAATCATTTAACAAATAGTGATCAAAAGATTAAGAGAGATGATGACTGTGTATATGAGAGAAGCAAAAAATGCAAGGGGACTCACGATGAAACTGTAGCTGATATTTCTGCTCCTAGTTCCACATATGGAAAGGTAACTGGAGACAAAAGTAAGTTAGAAGGACCGACATCAAAGAGTTGGGGCTCATGGGCACAAGCTCTTTACCACATCGCCATGCATCCTGAGAAGCACAAGGACAAGTTGCTGGAGGTTTTAGATGATGTTGTTGTATTAAATGACCTTTATCCAAAG GCATGCAAGCATCTCCTAGTTTTGGCACGACATGAAGGTCTTGATTGTCTTGCAGATGTGCATCAAGAACACCTTCAGTTGTTAATGACAATGCATGCTGTGGGTTTGAAATGGGCTGAGAAATTCTTGCATGAAGATTCATCAATGGTCTTCCGCCTTGGATACCACTCG GTCCCTTCAATGAGACAATTACACTTGCATGTGATTAGCCAGGATTTCAATTCCAATCATCTCAAGAACAAGAAGCACTGGAACTCTTTTAATACTGCCTTTTTTCGAGATTCAGTGGATGTGATTGAAGAAATCAAGAATCACGGGAAAGCaacaataaaagatgaagattgcCGGTTGTCAATGGAGTTGCGATGCCACCGATGTAGAAGTGCACACCCTAATATACCCAGGCTGAAATCACATATTAGCATTTGTCAAGCCCCCTTTCCCCATGCCCTTCTTGAAAATGGCCGTTTAGTGCTTGCACCAAAACATAATTGA